The Candidatus Tumulicola sp. genome has a window encoding:
- a CDS encoding DUF899 family protein, with protein sequence MMAQAISVRDAIPVMPGASDAYKKAREELFRAEDALREQIGTVAAKRRTLPAGPEVQDYAFMAGERRVRLSELFSRGSELIVYHLMYWADDDEFCPMCSMWIDGLNGVAKHVDQRANIVVATRAPVEKLQAWAKRRGWDSIRLLSDDGPTFARDTGAEDANGDPVETVLVFSKDGPAIRNTYVSHAFMFGQFGGIDLLSPVWHLFDLLPSGRDDWSPSNDYA encoded by the coding sequence ATGATGGCACAAGCAATCTCCGTGCGGGACGCGATTCCCGTCATGCCTGGCGCGAGCGACGCGTACAAAAAGGCGCGAGAAGAGCTCTTTCGCGCCGAAGACGCACTTCGAGAACAGATCGGAACCGTTGCGGCCAAGCGCCGGACGCTTCCCGCCGGACCCGAAGTTCAGGACTACGCCTTCATGGCGGGCGAGCGGCGCGTCCGGCTATCCGAACTCTTTTCGCGAGGCTCCGAGCTGATCGTGTACCATCTCATGTATTGGGCCGACGACGACGAGTTCTGCCCGATGTGCTCGATGTGGATCGATGGATTGAACGGGGTTGCCAAGCACGTCGATCAGCGCGCCAACATCGTGGTGGCCACGCGAGCGCCCGTCGAGAAGCTGCAGGCGTGGGCGAAGCGCCGTGGTTGGGATTCGATTCGATTGCTCTCCGACGATGGTCCAACATTTGCGCGCGACACGGGCGCCGAAGACGCCAACGGCGATCCGGTCGAAACGGTCTTGGTATTCTCGAAGGATGGACCCGCGATTCGGAACACGTACGTCTCGCACGCGTTCATGTTCGGGCAATTCGGCGGCATCGATTTATTGAGCCCGGTGTGGCATTTGTTCGATCTGCTGCCGTCGGGCCGCGATGACTGGAGTCCCTCGAACGACTACGCCTAG
- a CDS encoding helix-turn-helix domain-containing protein: MTTAVREKYRTILTERLPHVIRTRKEYDERRAELSAFMLEENELEESGRHLDEACGDYLDLLVALIADYDRRHVRISKATPIEVLHELMEAREMKQADLARFTSSSGTASEIYHGKRPISVSLARKLAQHFNVSVAVFI, translated from the coding sequence ATGACGACCGCAGTCCGCGAGAAGTACCGCACGATTCTCACCGAGCGTCTGCCTCACGTGATCCGCACCCGCAAGGAGTACGACGAACGTCGGGCCGAGCTCAGCGCTTTCATGCTGGAGGAGAACGAGCTCGAGGAGAGCGGTCGGCACCTCGACGAGGCGTGTGGTGATTACCTTGATCTGCTCGTTGCGCTTATCGCGGACTACGATCGCCGCCACGTAAGAATCTCGAAAGCGACGCCGATCGAGGTTCTACATGAGCTCATGGAGGCCCGTGAAATGAAGCAGGCCGACCTCGCGCGCTTTACGAGTTCGAGCGGAACCGCATCGGAGATTTACCACGGGAAGCGGCCGATAAGCGTGAGTCTGGCGAGGAAGCTAGCACAGCATTTCAACGTTTC
- a CDS encoding type II toxin-antitoxin system HigB family toxin, which yields MLVVGAAVLEEYAITYPDAKRQLKTWLTVAEGAAWSNIIELRKTYPQADYVKPYTVLNIKGNNYRLITIIDYQRQLINIEQFLTHSSYNKGKWKR from the coding sequence ATGCTGGTCGTAGGCGCGGCTGTGTTAGAAGAATACGCCATAACCTACCCTGACGCTAAGAGACAGCTAAAAACATGGTTGACGGTGGCGGAGGGGGCGGCATGGAGCAATATCATCGAACTCAGGAAGACCTATCCGCAAGCAGATTACGTCAAGCCGTACACGGTCTTAAACATCAAGGGCAATAACTACAGGCTCATCACAATAATTGATTATCAGCGCCAACTAATCAACATCGAGCAATTCTTGACGCACAGTTCGTATAATAAGGGAAAGTGGAAACGATGA